A region from the Acyrthosiphon pisum isolate AL4f chromosome A1, pea_aphid_22Mar2018_4r6ur, whole genome shotgun sequence genome encodes:
- the LOC100572786 gene encoding LOW QUALITY PROTEIN: rhythmically expressed gene 5 protein (The sequence of the model RefSeq protein was modified relative to this genomic sequence to represent the inferred CDS: deleted 1 base in 1 codon) translates to MRTYALLWPLAAFLVTRTSGSAIPMWEFLSRGEKMSHLFNMFVKQVADFCDSSSMPDCNKVLLVYGLTNLAKMGDDSLDKMDPYQRGSRIMIWESMMKGGFYTSQTTNKSEQELNDPLETSGGNDLGSASNNVEEIATPPGGYIIGPMVVRVMPDGRPVPGDSQRPLPKDEDAEEFIAMRSKPMPSMIDMLVSENNKHKIGLL, encoded by the exons ATGAGAACGTACGCTCTCCTATGGCCCTTGGCCGCATTCCTAGTGACCCGGACCTCCGGGTCGGCCATTCCGATGTGGGAATTCCTCAGCCGAGGAGAAAAG atgaGCCACTTATTCAACATGTTCGTGAAACAAGTAGCCGATTTCTGTGACTCATCTTCGATGCcgg actgtaataaagtattattggtTTATGGTTTAACCAACTTGGCGAAAATGGGAGATGATAGCTTAGACAAAATGGACCCTTATCAAAGAGGATCGAGAATAAtga tatgggAATCTATGATGAAAGGAGGTTTCTATACTTCCCAAACAACCAACAAATCGGAACAAGAGCTCAATGACCCATTAG AAACGAGTGGTGGGAACGATTTGGGTTCTGCGTCGAATAACGTCGAAGAAATAGCCACTCCGCCAGGTGGTTATATCATCGGCCCAATGGTCGTAAGAGTAATGCCTGATGGTCGACCAGTACCTGGTGACTCTCAGAGGCCTCTGCCCAAAGACGAAGACGCAGAAGAATTCATTGCCATGCGATCCAAACCTATGCCTTCCATGATTGATATGCTA GTCAGCGAAAACAACAAACACAAAATAGGCCTGCTGTGA